A single region of the Triticum dicoccoides isolate Atlit2015 ecotype Zavitan chromosome 2B, WEW_v2.0, whole genome shotgun sequence genome encodes:
- the LOC119363286 gene encoding scarecrow-like protein 23, with protein sequence MIQGVLSRAPATDAMKAKRAASMPDDEEKARGKRLQLHGSASEQGLAVAAGEEGERVVEAAETRVLRLLRLLLRCAEAVAMDQLPEARDMLQEVAELASPFGSSPERVAAYFGDALCARVLSSYLGAYSPLALRPLAAAQSRRISSAFQAYNALSPLVKFSHFTANKAILQALDGEDHVHVIDLDIMQGLQWPGLFHMLASRPRRPLSLRVTGLGASLDVLEATGRRLADFAASLGLPFEFQPIEGKIGHVADTTALLGPRHRHREATVVHWMHHCLYDVTGSDVGTVRLLKSLRPKLITIVEQDLGHSGDFLGRFVEALHYYSALFDALRDGAGAAEEERHAVERQLLGAEIRNIVAVGGPKRTGEVRVERWGDELRRAGFRPVSLAGSPAAQARLLIGMYPWKGYTLAEEDGCLKLGWKDLSLLTASSWEPTEDDHVAVAEQKRHDS encoded by the coding sequence ATGATCCAGGGTGTCCTgtcgcgcgcgcccgccaccgacGCGATGAAGGCCAAGCGGGCGGCGTCGATGCCCGATGATGAGGAGAAGGCGCGGGGGAAGCGGTTGCAGCTGCATGGCTCCGCCTCCGAGCAGGGGCTGGCGGTGGCCGcgggggaggaaggggagcgggtggtggaggcggcggagaCGCGCGTGCTGCGGCTGCTGAGGCTGCTACTCAGGTGCGCGGAGGCGGTGGCCATGGACCAGCTCCCGGAGGCGCGCGACATGCTGCAGGAGGTCGCCGAGCTGGCGTCCCCGTTCGGGTCGTCCCCGGAGCGCGTCGCGGCCTACTTCGGCGACGCGCTGTGCGCGCGGGTGCTGAGCTCGTACCTGGGCGCCTACTCGCCGCTCGCGCTCCGCCCGCTCGCGGCCGCGCAGAGCCGCCGCATCTCCTCGGCCTTCCAGGCGTACAACGCGCTCTCCCCGCTCGTCAAGTTCTCGCACTTCACGGCCAACAAGGCCATCCTGCAGGCGCTCGACGGCGAGGACCACGTCCACGTCATCGACCTCGACATCATGCAGGGGCTGCAGTGGCCGGGGCTGTTCCACATGCTCGCGTCCCGCCCCCGCAGGCCGCTCTCGCTCCGGGTCACCGGGCTCGGCGCCTCGCTCGACGTCCTCGAGgccaccggccgccgcctcgccgactTCGCGGCGTCGCTCGGGCTGCCCTTCGAGTTCCAGCCCATCGAGGGGAAGATCGGGCACGTCGCCGACACCACCGCGCTCCTCGGCCCGCGCCACCGCCACAGGGAGGCCACCGTCGTGCACTGGATGCACCACTGCCTCTACGACGTGACGGGCTCCGACGTCGGCACGGTGCGGCTGCTCAAGAGCCTGCGGCCGAAGCTGATCACGATCGTGGAGCAGGACCTGGGGCACAGCGGCGACTTCCTGGGCCGGTTCGTGGAGGCGCTGCACTACTACTCGGCGCTGTTCGACGCGCTGCGCGACGGCGCGGGCGCCGCGGAGGAGGAGCGGCACGCGGTGGAGCGGCAGCTCCTGGGCGCGGAGATACGGAACATCGTGGCCGTCGGGGGCCCGAAGCGGACGGGCGAGGTGCGGGTGGAGCGGTGGGGCGACGAGCTGCGCCGCGCCGGGTTCCGGCCCGTGTCCCTCGCCGGGAGCCCCGCCGCGCAGGCCAGGCTGCTGATCGGCATGTACCCGTGGAAGGGCTACACGCTGGCGGAGGAGGACGGGTGCCTCAAGCTCGGGTGGAAGGACCTCTCCCTGCTCACAGCATCGTCGTGGGAGCCGACGGAAGACGACCACGTCGCCGTTGCCGAGCAAAAACGCCATGATTCTTGA